Proteins encoded in a region of the Corynebacterium genitalium ATCC 33030 genome:
- a CDS encoding DUF732 domain-containing protein has protein sequence MKKLLPAVLAAAGLTLAACGGTTVDSDDVTATQSAPSTTATETTTDTAKTTETSSEQSDEADPALDNEGAASEVEAPADEPMRPAEEEAYLEALREGGVNVDGNEEQLVSTARTICDGSMITRDAVAGQLVEQEQTKLDADKVAELIDASANDHICS, from the coding sequence ATGAAGAAACTCCTACCGGCTGTCCTCGCTGCGGCAGGGCTCACGCTCGCCGCGTGCGGCGGCACGACAGTGGACAGCGACGACGTCACTGCGACTCAGTCAGCACCGTCCACAACCGCAACGGAAACAACGACGGACACGGCGAAAACGACTGAGACCTCTTCGGAACAGTCGGACGAAGCTGATCCGGCACTGGACAATGAGGGTGCGGCCAGCGAGGTCGAGGCCCCCGCGGACGAGCCGATGCGCCCGGCAGAGGAGGAGGCGTACCTCGAGGCGCTGCGCGAAGGCGGCGTCAACGTCGACGGTAATGAAGAACAGCTCGTCTCCACTGCTCGCACCATCTGCGACGGCAGCATGATCACGCGTGACGCTGTCGCAGGTCAGCTGGTTGAGCAGGAACAGACGAAGCTCGACGCCGATAAAGTCGCAGAGCTTATTGACGCCTCCGCCAACGACCACATTTGCAGCTAA
- a CDS encoding cutinase family protein produces MKARNVLTVIAVIAVLAVIAVGAAQWFGPGEGPLEPGKDPAPPSAEEPGWCPAVEVISAPGTWESSKSDDPFNPTANPMSFMLSISKPLQEQYDINHVRVWTLPYTAQFKSIQSRKEMSYDDSRNEGTERLNAELKFVADTCPSTQFILAGFSQGAVIVGDIASDIGNHRGVIPPERLRGAVMIADGRRENAVGINPGVPLNGIGAEIALHPLNSVVQAVVPGATMRGVRDGGFGAVNDRAIEICAPDDSICDAPPNVGDALGRARELAEANGVHAMYASNPDVIPGTTTSQWTVEWIRESIDNM; encoded by the coding sequence ATGAAAGCACGCAACGTATTGACGGTGATTGCCGTCATCGCAGTCCTCGCCGTCATTGCGGTGGGGGCTGCGCAATGGTTTGGACCCGGTGAGGGCCCCCTTGAACCGGGTAAGGATCCCGCGCCGCCGTCGGCTGAGGAGCCTGGTTGGTGTCCTGCGGTGGAGGTGATTTCGGCGCCGGGGACGTGGGAGTCGTCGAAAAGCGATGACCCGTTCAACCCGACGGCGAACCCGATGAGCTTCATGCTCTCGATCTCGAAGCCGCTGCAGGAGCAATACGACATCAACCACGTGCGTGTGTGGACGCTGCCGTACACCGCGCAGTTCAAGTCGATCCAGTCGCGCAAGGAGATGAGCTACGACGACTCGCGCAATGAGGGCACCGAGCGGCTCAATGCGGAGCTGAAGTTCGTGGCGGATACGTGCCCGTCGACGCAGTTCATTCTCGCCGGGTTCTCCCAGGGCGCGGTGATTGTCGGCGATATTGCCAGCGACATCGGCAACCACCGCGGCGTCATCCCGCCGGAGCGGTTGCGCGGCGCGGTGATGATTGCCGACGGCCGCCGCGAAAACGCGGTGGGCATCAACCCCGGCGTACCGCTGAACGGCATCGGCGCGGAGATCGCGCTGCACCCGCTCAACTCCGTGGTCCAGGCAGTCGTGCCGGGCGCGACGATGCGTGGGGTGCGCGATGGCGGTTTCGGCGCCGTTAATGACCGGGCGATTGAGATTTGCGCGCCGGATGACTCGATCTGCGACGCCCCGCCGAATGTGGGCGATGCGCTGGGACGCGCCCGCGAACTCGCCGAAGCTAACGGCGTGCACGCGATGTATGCGTCCAATCCCGATGTGATTCCCGGCACCACGACCAGTCAATGGACCGTAGAGTGGATTCGCGAGAGTATTGACAATATGTAA
- a CDS encoding FadD32-like long-chain-fatty-acid--AMP ligase: MDLEQLLYQFYDDDKIDLPPELSLFQLCEMLYQGSAEMGTGDLHQLRYWDYSEDREGVAVDYTREDVITRIKAVGARLQQTGQPGDRVAIMANNSPEYLFGFMGAVYAGQVPVPLYDPNEPGHGEQLTAVLADCGAKTVLTNNLGAKAVREFFAETPKPQRPRIMVVDSLPDSLAESWVTPDEPEGIDPVDQVAFLQYTSGSTRLPAGVVLTNRAILTNVLQIYDAVELKMPLRLSTWLPLHHDMGIILTIFVAIMGIEFELMGPKDFIQQPKRWTDQLTYREGDEEQFTYTVVPNFALDLAARYAAPENPGDYDFSNVDGIIVGSEPVTKAAVETFVEAFTPSNLDPKVLRPSYGLAEATLIVSTPQTEERPHFVLFDREKIGEGTAVEAENGIPFASNGQPVPDMHYAVVDPSTRNEVPEGTVGELWIHGDNVAVGYERREEETQQTFGNTLGERLAEGSTVAEDAPSEGWLATGDLVTFYKGHLYITGRVKDLVVIAGRNHYPQDIEATVMEASDHVRADSVAAFAVPGEDVEKLVVLVERAEGADAAADPIAEDAIRGAISHTHGISPEVIRFYAPNDITRSSSGKIARQVNRNKFIAADDK, from the coding sequence ATGGACCTCGAGCAACTGCTCTACCAGTTCTACGACGACGACAAGATCGACCTGCCGCCGGAACTGTCCCTGTTCCAGTTGTGCGAGATGCTCTACCAAGGCAGCGCAGAAATGGGCACGGGCGACCTGCACCAGCTGCGCTACTGGGACTACTCGGAAGACCGCGAAGGTGTGGCCGTCGATTACACCCGTGAGGATGTGATCACCCGCATCAAGGCTGTCGGTGCGCGCTTGCAGCAGACCGGCCAGCCCGGTGACCGTGTGGCCATCATGGCGAACAACTCGCCGGAGTACCTCTTCGGTTTCATGGGTGCCGTCTACGCCGGCCAGGTGCCGGTGCCGCTGTATGACCCGAATGAGCCGGGCCACGGCGAGCAGCTCACCGCTGTGCTGGCGGACTGCGGCGCGAAGACCGTGCTGACCAACAACCTCGGCGCGAAGGCCGTGCGCGAGTTCTTCGCGGAGACCCCGAAGCCGCAGCGCCCCCGCATCATGGTGGTGGACTCCCTACCGGATTCCCTGGCCGAGTCCTGGGTCACCCCGGACGAACCCGAGGGCATCGACCCCGTCGACCAGGTCGCGTTCCTCCAGTACACCTCCGGTTCGACGCGTCTGCCGGCCGGTGTGGTGCTGACCAACCGCGCGATCCTCACCAACGTCCTGCAGATCTATGACGCAGTGGAGCTGAAGATGCCGCTGCGCTTGTCGACGTGGCTTCCGCTGCACCACGACATGGGCATCATCCTCACCATCTTCGTGGCAATCATGGGCATCGAGTTCGAGCTCATGGGCCCGAAAGACTTCATTCAGCAACCGAAGCGGTGGACTGATCAGCTCACCTACCGTGAGGGCGACGAGGAGCAGTTCACCTACACCGTCGTGCCGAACTTCGCCCTCGACCTGGCCGCCCGCTACGCAGCGCCGGAGAACCCGGGCGACTACGACTTCTCCAATGTCGACGGCATCATCGTCGGCTCTGAGCCCGTGACCAAGGCGGCCGTGGAGACATTCGTCGAGGCGTTCACGCCGTCCAACCTGGACCCGAAGGTGCTGCGCCCGTCCTACGGTCTGGCAGAGGCGACACTCATCGTCTCCACCCCGCAGACGGAGGAGCGCCCGCACTTCGTGCTCTTCGATCGTGAGAAGATCGGTGAAGGCACCGCCGTCGAGGCCGAGAACGGCATTCCGTTCGCCTCCAACGGCCAGCCGGTGCCGGACATGCACTACGCGGTCGTGGACCCGTCGACCCGTAATGAGGTGCCAGAGGGCACCGTCGGCGAGCTGTGGATCCACGGCGACAATGTGGCCGTGGGCTACGAACGCCGCGAGGAAGAAACCCAGCAAACCTTCGGCAACACTCTCGGCGAACGTCTGGCAGAAGGCTCCACCGTCGCCGAGGACGCTCCGTCCGAGGGTTGGCTGGCCACCGGTGACCTGGTTACTTTCTACAAGGGCCACCTCTACATCACCGGCCGCGTGAAGGACCTCGTTGTCATCGCCGGCCGCAACCACTACCCGCAGGACATCGAGGCGACCGTCATGGAAGCTTCCGACCACGTCCGTGCGGATTCGGTGGCGGCGTTCGCGGTGCCGGGTGAGGACGTCGAAAAGCTCGTCGTGCTCGTCGAGCGTGCCGAGGGCGCAGACGCTGCTGCCGACCCGATTGCCGAGGACGCGATCCGCGGCGCGATCTCCCACACCCACGGCATTAGCCCCGAGGTCATCCGCTTCTACGCACCGAATGACATCACCCGGTCTAGCTCTGGAAAGATTGCGCGACAGGTGAACCGCAACAAATTCATCGCGGCCGACGATAAGTAG
- the pks13 gene encoding polyketide synthase Pks13 (Pks13 is a key enzyme in mycolic acid biosynthesis.) — protein sequence MTESELVAWLQQWIAGATGAEDVDPTLPLENLGLSSRDAVILSGELERLLDTKLDPAIAYQYPTVEALAQGLLAPKARLSTTSAPATRRAGTGSGDVAIIGRAGRFPGASDVDKFWDLLVAGQCVTGDLPAGRWSEYSADPVMSSKMREQNVQGGYLDDIRSFDNEFFGLSPLEATNMDPQQRIMLELAWEALEDAHQPANELRGTPVGVFVGSSSNDYGMLVSSDPAAAHPYALTGTASSIIPNRISYAFDFRGPSMNVDTACSSSLVAVHHAVRALRDGDTNLALAGGVNILASPFISTAFAELGVISPSGRIAAFSDDADGFVRAEAAGFIVLKRVEDAIADGDEILAVIKGSATNSDGHSNGLTAPNPEAQVDVLLRAYADAGVDPGTVDLVEAHGTGTALGDPIEASALGEVLGANRPLAEPILLGSAKSNIGHTESAAGVVAMIKVLEALSHDTVPPSANFTEGNQYIDFDATRVEVVEDPREWPQYSGRRVAGVSGFGFGGTNAHVVVTDFDPADYPTSADSSEAPAAGGLVDPENPNLVLLPVSGLLPSRRRDMAATIAETLSSKTDLRAVQRTLGGRNHGRSRAVVTASSVEEAVKRLSAVAEGKNAPGIASAVAPQTSGPVFVYSGFGSQHRKMAKPLMEHSVFFRQRIEELDKVVGFESGWSMVDLIMDDEQTYDTETGQVTITAIQIALTDLLASYGITPAATMGMSMGEMAAAYAAGGLSAEDAIVIACARARLMGEGEQQVAGTDGEGAMAVVELSREQLTEFVDKHPEAQGVEPAVYAGPGMTTVGGPGKAVDYLVAALEEESKFARKLQVRGAGHTSMLDPILGELAAEIAGTQPRPLRITHFGSVDGTHHAGETIHDVDYWVRMTRQPVMFQDATEAAFAAGHTTLVEISPNPVAIMGMMNTAFSVGKPDAQLLFSLKRKENEVATLLDLAAKLYVNGMPVDFAALAGEGPRADLPHTPFHRNELWTDARPSSSGSGPLGARVSLPDATYAYATPADQIFSSMQLVEIAAADVDPEARVVAAEERAPLPASGELTTMVRRSLGGLTVHVYNGAVLVAEGFASTLNLAETSLPGVTNAPEAPEMAAAREKMIAGAKADSEIDAVRWDPATETVEQRLRSIVSESMGYDVDDLPVELPLIDLGLDSLMGMRIKNRVENDFQIPPLQLQALRDASVADVITMVEDAVEGRPEEPQPMAENDPNRDPGQAAAKAKGVGVAPRDASERMVFGAWAKYAGAAAAGVTSELDPITDEQAADIATHLSDRSGIEVTAEQVKEAETLEPLANIVREGLETPVEGNVRVLRERTDDTTPSVFVFHPAGGSNAVYQPLTRRLADNVPVYGLERLEGSLEERAAAYIEDIRELSAGLPIVLSGWSFGGALAYEIAHQLRGSDVKVKYIALLDTTQPSNPTPDTPENVRARWDRYAEFAKDTYGLDFEVPYELLDTAGEDALLNMLGEFLASTDASQHGLAAGVLEHQRASFVDNQILAKVDMQRWKDVDVPVLLFRSEGMHEGAIMLEPAYAEIDPDGGWAAIVDDLTIVQLPGDHLAVVDEPAVGIVGKHMQEWIDDNR from the coding sequence ATGACGGAGAGTGAACTCGTAGCGTGGCTGCAGCAGTGGATTGCTGGCGCGACGGGAGCTGAGGACGTCGACCCGACCCTGCCCCTGGAGAACCTCGGGTTGTCCTCGCGCGACGCGGTCATCCTCTCCGGCGAGCTCGAGCGGCTCCTGGACACCAAGCTCGACCCCGCCATCGCGTACCAGTACCCGACGGTGGAAGCGTTGGCGCAAGGTTTGCTCGCGCCGAAAGCACGCTTGTCGACGACATCCGCGCCGGCCACCCGCCGTGCCGGGACCGGTTCTGGCGATGTCGCCATCATCGGCCGGGCGGGGCGTTTCCCCGGTGCGTCGGACGTGGATAAATTCTGGGACCTGTTGGTTGCGGGCCAGTGCGTGACCGGCGACCTGCCGGCGGGCCGCTGGTCTGAGTACTCCGCCGACCCGGTGATGAGCTCGAAGATGCGCGAGCAGAACGTCCAGGGCGGCTACCTGGATGACATCCGCAGCTTCGACAACGAGTTCTTCGGGCTGTCGCCGCTGGAGGCGACCAACATGGATCCGCAGCAGCGCATCATGCTGGAGCTGGCGTGGGAGGCTCTCGAGGATGCTCACCAGCCAGCCAATGAGCTGCGCGGTACGCCCGTCGGTGTCTTTGTCGGCTCGTCCTCAAACGACTACGGCATGCTCGTGTCTTCTGACCCAGCAGCAGCGCACCCGTACGCGCTCACCGGCACGGCCAGCTCCATCATCCCGAACCGCATTTCGTACGCGTTCGATTTCCGCGGCCCGTCCATGAATGTGGACACGGCTTGCTCATCGTCACTTGTGGCAGTGCACCACGCTGTGCGCGCGCTGCGCGACGGGGACACGAACCTCGCCCTGGCCGGCGGCGTGAACATTCTCGCCTCCCCGTTCATCTCCACTGCGTTCGCTGAGCTAGGAGTGATTAGCCCGTCCGGGCGTATCGCGGCGTTCTCTGACGACGCCGACGGTTTCGTCCGCGCTGAAGCAGCCGGCTTCATCGTGCTCAAGCGCGTCGAGGACGCGATCGCCGACGGTGATGAGATCCTCGCCGTGATCAAGGGCTCCGCCACGAACTCCGACGGCCACTCTAACGGCCTGACCGCCCCGAACCCGGAAGCGCAGGTGGATGTACTGCTGCGCGCGTATGCCGACGCCGGTGTCGATCCGGGCACCGTCGACCTTGTTGAAGCCCACGGCACGGGTACGGCGCTCGGCGACCCGATCGAGGCGTCCGCTCTGGGCGAGGTGCTCGGTGCGAACCGCCCGCTCGCGGAGCCGATTCTGCTTGGCTCCGCCAAGTCCAACATCGGCCACACGGAATCAGCTGCTGGTGTGGTGGCGATGATCAAGGTGCTCGAGGCCCTGAGTCACGACACTGTTCCACCGTCTGCGAACTTCACCGAGGGCAACCAGTACATCGACTTCGACGCCACGCGCGTCGAGGTCGTTGAGGACCCCCGCGAGTGGCCGCAGTACTCCGGCCGCCGCGTTGCCGGTGTGTCCGGCTTCGGCTTCGGCGGTACGAACGCGCACGTCGTGGTCACGGACTTCGACCCGGCTGACTACCCGACGTCGGCAGACTCTTCCGAAGCCCCGGCCGCGGGCGGTTTGGTCGACCCAGAGAACCCCAACCTGGTCCTGCTCCCTGTCTCCGGGTTGTTGCCGTCGCGCCGCCGCGACATGGCTGCGACGATCGCCGAGACGCTGAGTTCGAAAACGGATCTGCGCGCCGTTCAGCGCACACTGGGTGGGCGCAACCACGGCCGCTCCCGCGCCGTCGTCACAGCGAGCTCCGTCGAGGAAGCAGTCAAACGGCTCAGTGCGGTTGCTGAAGGCAAGAACGCGCCGGGCATTGCCTCTGCGGTTGCCCCGCAGACTAGCGGCCCCGTGTTCGTGTACTCCGGTTTCGGTTCGCAGCACCGCAAGATGGCTAAGCCGCTTATGGAGCACTCGGTCTTCTTCCGCCAGCGCATCGAGGAGCTGGACAAGGTCGTCGGCTTTGAATCCGGCTGGTCCATGGTGGACCTCATCATGGACGATGAGCAGACATATGACACAGAGACCGGCCAGGTCACCATCACCGCCATCCAGATCGCGCTGACGGATCTGCTAGCCAGCTACGGCATCACCCCGGCCGCCACGATGGGCATGTCCATGGGTGAGATGGCCGCGGCATACGCCGCTGGCGGTCTGTCCGCCGAGGACGCCATCGTCATTGCCTGCGCCCGCGCCCGCCTCATGGGTGAAGGCGAGCAGCAGGTTGCCGGCACGGACGGTGAGGGTGCCATGGCGGTGGTGGAGTTGAGCCGGGAGCAGTTGACGGAATTCGTCGATAAGCACCCGGAAGCTCAGGGCGTGGAGCCTGCTGTGTACGCAGGGCCGGGCATGACGACGGTCGGTGGCCCCGGAAAGGCCGTCGACTACCTGGTCGCAGCGCTGGAGGAAGAGTCGAAGTTCGCCCGCAAGCTGCAGGTGCGCGGTGCGGGCCACACGAGCATGCTCGACCCGATCCTGGGTGAGCTCGCCGCGGAAATCGCCGGCACCCAGCCGCGTCCGCTGCGCATCACGCACTTCGGCTCCGTCGATGGCACGCACCACGCGGGCGAGACGATTCACGACGTCGACTACTGGGTCCGCATGACGCGCCAGCCGGTCATGTTCCAGGACGCCACCGAGGCCGCGTTCGCCGCCGGCCACACGACGCTGGTGGAGATTTCCCCGAACCCGGTGGCCATCATGGGCATGATGAACACGGCGTTTTCCGTGGGCAAGCCCGATGCGCAACTGCTGTTCTCCCTCAAGCGCAAGGAGAACGAGGTTGCGACGCTGCTGGACCTGGCCGCGAAACTTTACGTGAACGGCATGCCGGTCGATTTCGCCGCGCTTGCGGGCGAAGGTCCGCGCGCAGACCTTCCGCACACCCCGTTCCACCGCAACGAGCTGTGGACTGACGCACGGCCGTCCAGTTCCGGTTCCGGTCCGCTGGGTGCGCGCGTGTCGCTTCCCGACGCCACCTACGCCTACGCCACCCCAGCCGACCAGATCTTCTCCTCGATGCAGTTGGTGGAGATCGCCGCAGCTGACGTGGACCCGGAGGCCCGCGTCGTTGCTGCAGAGGAGCGCGCGCCGCTACCGGCTTCGGGCGAGCTGACCACAATGGTCCGCCGTTCTCTCGGTGGTCTCACCGTGCATGTCTACAACGGGGCAGTGCTGGTCGCGGAAGGATTCGCGTCCACGCTCAACCTCGCGGAGACGAGCCTGCCGGGCGTGACCAACGCCCCGGAGGCCCCCGAGATGGCCGCCGCCCGCGAGAAGATGATCGCCGGTGCGAAGGCTGATTCCGAGATCGACGCCGTGCGCTGGGACCCGGCCACTGAGACGGTTGAGCAGCGCTTGCGCTCTATCGTCTCCGAGTCCATGGGTTACGACGTCGACGATCTCCCGGTCGAGCTCCCGCTCATTGACCTGGGCCTTGATTCGCTGATGGGCATGCGCATCAAGAACCGCGTGGAGAATGACTTTCAGATCCCGCCGCTGCAGCTTCAGGCGCTTCGCGACGCCTCCGTTGCCGACGTGATCACGATGGTCGAAGACGCGGTCGAAGGCCGCCCCGAAGAACCGCAGCCAATGGCGGAGAATGACCCGAACCGCGATCCGGGCCAGGCCGCCGCGAAGGCGAAGGGTGTCGGCGTGGCCCCGCGTGACGCGTCCGAGCGCATGGTCTTCGGCGCGTGGGCCAAGTACGCCGGCGCGGCTGCCGCGGGTGTGACCAGTGAGTTGGATCCGATCACGGACGAGCAGGCGGCAGATATCGCCACTCACCTGAGTGATCGTTCCGGCATCGAGGTCACCGCCGAGCAGGTCAAGGAAGCTGAGACTCTCGAGCCGTTGGCCAATATCGTCCGCGAGGGCTTGGAGACCCCCGTCGAGGGCAACGTCCGCGTGTTGCGCGAGCGTACCGACGACACTACCCCCTCCGTCTTCGTCTTCCACCCGGCTGGTGGGTCGAATGCGGTGTACCAGCCGTTGACGCGTCGTTTAGCGGACAACGTGCCGGTCTACGGGCTGGAACGACTCGAAGGCTCGCTCGAGGAGCGCGCTGCCGCCTACATCGAGGACATCCGTGAGTTGTCTGCAGGCCTGCCGATTGTGCTCAGCGGCTGGTCCTTCGGTGGCGCGCTGGCGTACGAGATCGCCCACCAGCTGCGTGGCTCCGATGTAAAGGTCAAGTACATCGCGCTGCTGGACACCACCCAGCCGTCGAACCCGACGCCGGACACGCCGGAGAATGTGCGTGCCCGCTGGGACCGCTACGCGGAGTTCGCGAAGGACACCTACGGGCTGGACTT